The Bacillus vallismortis genome window below encodes:
- a CDS encoding ECF transporter S component: MKSWKVKEIVIMSVISIVFAVVYLLFTHFGNVLAGMFGPIAYEPIYGIWFIVSIIAAYIIRKPGAALVSEVIAALVECLLGNPSGPMVIVIGIVQGLGAEAVFLATRWKAYSLPVLMLAGMGSSVASFIYNLFVSGYIAYSPGYLLILLMIRLASGALLAGLLGKAVSDSLAYTGVLNGMALGKELKKKRKRVSEHASL, encoded by the coding sequence ATGAAAAGCTGGAAAGTAAAAGAAATTGTCATTATGTCCGTTATCAGTATCGTTTTTGCCGTGGTTTATTTATTATTTACGCATTTTGGAAACGTACTTGCAGGTATGTTCGGTCCAATCGCTTATGAACCGATTTACGGTATTTGGTTTATCGTTTCCATCATCGCCGCGTACATTATTCGAAAACCCGGAGCGGCGCTTGTTTCTGAAGTCATAGCCGCTCTCGTTGAATGCCTGCTGGGAAATCCATCTGGCCCGATGGTCATCGTCATCGGCATCGTTCAAGGTCTCGGAGCTGAAGCTGTATTTCTCGCGACGCGCTGGAAAGCATACTCTCTGCCTGTACTTATGCTGGCAGGAATGGGATCTTCAGTAGCCAGCTTTATCTATAATCTATTTGTTTCTGGCTATATTGCCTATTCACCAGGTTATCTTCTCATTTTGCTTATGATCCGTCTTGCTTCCGGCGCACTTCTTGCGGGACTTCTCGGGAAAGCTGTCAGCGACTCTCTCGCGTATACGGGCGTGCTAAACGGAATGGCACTCGGAAAGGAACTGAAAAAGAAACGGAAACGGGTATCAGAACATGCAAGCCTTTGA